A DNA window from Labrus mixtus chromosome 4, fLabMix1.1, whole genome shotgun sequence contains the following coding sequences:
- the LOC132973597 gene encoding uncharacterized protein LOC132973597, protein MNAELIPTVIENVFSLFKTIYCMAMNVKVNKERCRDIAERVRSIERLVLQIQQGDGGQISVSLQNALMDLCSTLESVKEWMEKFSKAKRFQSFIKSNSHEEKFNNMDKKLTQSFDLLSGALLIEQRDTLNRVYDTLLQRRPPQSRPPILTSPDPTPILTAAVSPCSSMPLHGPSNLRLDWKPGFLSGNPVMNQVPSPYLQGALPHIGFSNDVLCGPVAQIVTVSTTAQRSGIRPITQITFPSNTSVFSYVCNSSFHL, encoded by the exons ATGAATGCCGAG CTTATCCCCACGGTCATCGAGAATGTCTTCTCCTTATTCAAGACCATTTACTGTATGGCTATGAATGTGAAGGTCAACAAGGAGCGCTGCCGAGATATCGCAGAGAGAGTCAGATCGATAGAGAGACTGGTTCTTCAAATTCAACAAGGGGATGGGGGCCAAATCTCGGTCTCTCTACAGAATGCTCTGATGGATCTCTGCAGCACTCTGGAGTCTGTCAAAGAGTGGATGGAGAAATTCTCCAAAGCTAAACGTTTCCAGAGCTTCATCAAGTCCAACAGCCACGAGGAAAAGTTCAACAATATGGACAAAAAACTCACTCAGAGCTTCGATTTGCTGTCTGGGGCTCTTCTGATCGAGCAGCGGGACACGCTGAACAGGGTATATGACACTCTTTTACAAAGGCGACCACCTCAAAGCAGACCCCCTATATTGACTTCCCCAGATCCAACACCTATTCTCACAGCTGCGGTGTCTCCCTGCTCTTCTATGCCTTTACATGGACCATCCAATCTCCGACTGGACTGGAAACCTGGTTTTCTCAGtggaaatcctgtcatgaaccAAGTCCCCTCCCCATACCTACAGGGAGCCCTGCCCCACATCGGTTTCTCCAACGATGTTCTTTGCGGGCCAGTGGCCCAAATCGTAACGGTCTCCACCACGGCCCAAAGAAGCGGCATCAGACCGATTACCCAAATTACTTTTCCCAGTAATACATCTGTTTTCAGTTATGTTTGCAACAGTTCTTTTCATTTGTAA
- the tmed6 gene encoding transmembrane emp24 domain-containing protein 6 produces the protein MFWRTACFFLVLTLGGLVLGGPLTDPHPNITDQELFWGADQYDFAVVLPASGLECFWHFAHHGETFYLNFMVQWVTGVGHDRHLSVSVNAPSGLMVSTVDDAKGQINFEAKETGFYQMCFSNFHNHFGTMQVFLSFGVYYDGFQDPAKQQEEEKKKKAEGSKELNNTLSVIERSSHKVENFVFHMFRFYSFGRMRKSADYYLLQSNSQYISWWSMALSVLIVTSGYLQLLFLKRLFINTNGQEEKPRC, from the exons atgttttggagGACTGCCTGCTTCTTTCTCGTTCTTACTTTGGGGGGTCTGGTTCTCGGCGGGCCCCTGACGGACCCCCATCCCAACATCACGGACCAGGAGCTGTTCTGGGGGGCCGACCAGTACGACTTCGCCGTGGTGCTTCCCGCCTCGGGGTTGGAGTGTTTCTGGCACTTCGCTCACCACGGAGAAACTTTCTACCTGAACTTCATG gtccAGTGGGTTACCGGAGTCGGCCATGACAGACACCTGTCCGTCAGCGTGAACGCTCCAAGCGGTCTGATGGTGTCCACCGTGGATGATGCAAAGGGTCAGATCAACTTTGAAGCCAAAGAGACag GTTTCTATCAGATGTGTTTCAGCAACTTCCACAACCACTTCGGCACCATGCAGGTGTTCCTCAGCTTCGGCGTTTACTACGACGGCTTCCAGGACCCCGCcaagcagcaggaggaagagaagaagaagaaagcggAGGGCAGCAAGGAGCTGAACAACACACTGAGTGTTatagag CGATCGAGTCACAAAGTGGAGAACTTCGTCTTCCACATGTTTCGCTTCTACAGCTTCGGCCGCATGAGGAAGAGCGCCGACTACTACCTGCTTCAGTCCAACTCGCAGTACATCAGCTGGTGGTCGATGGCCCTCAGCGTCCTCATCGTCACCTCCGGGTACCTGCAGCTCCTCTTCCTCAAGAGACTCTTCATCAATACCAACGGCCAGGAGGAGAAGCCTCGCTGCTGA
- the LOC132973558 gene encoding palmitoyltransferase ZDHHC7-like yields the protein MKGIFRMSSGHRLRDVEQQRPLLDTEEDVVERCSHSGATKPLWFIQDCCGMVCAFITWSLVFYADFVVTFVMLLPSRSFWYAVVNGVLFNSLAVLALASHIRTMLTDPGAVPKGNATKKYLESLQLKPGEVIYKCPKCCSIKPERAHHCSICKRCIRKMDHHCPWVNNCVGEKNQRFFVLFTMYISMISGHALALCGYQFVTCIRVQWGQCSDFSPPVTMLLMIFLCMEALLFLTFTAVMFSTQLHSICNDETEIERLKNEKPTWERQTRWAGLRSVFGGQPSLLWISPFAGLKLPTLLPKRTRKGGAEFSV from the exons ATGAAAGGAATCTTCAG AATGTCCTCAGGTCACAGGCTGAGAGATGTGGAgcagcagcgccccctgctggacacgGAGGAGGATGTGGTGGAGAGGTGCTCCCACAGTGGGGCTACGAAGCCCCTCTGGTTCATCCAGGACTGCTGCGGCATGGTGTGCGCCTTCATCACCTGGTCCCTCGTCTTCTACGCTGACTTTGTGGTCACCTTCGTCATGCTGCTGCCCTCCAGGAGCTTCTGGTACGCCGTGGTTAACGGGGTGCTCTTCAACAGCCTGGCTGTGCTGGCGCTGGCCTCTCACATCCGCACCATGCTGACTGACCCG GGAGCCGTCCCGAAAGGAAACGCCACTAAAAAGTACTTGGAGAGTCTGCAGCTGAAGCCGGGCGAGGTGATCTACAAAtgtccaaaatgctgcagcatcAAGCCGGAGCGGGCTCATCACTGCAG tatcTGTAAGCGCTGCATCCGTAAGATGGACCACCACTGTCCATGGGTCAACAACTGTGTCGGGGAGAAGAACCAGCGCTTCTTCGTCCTCTTCACT ATGTACATCTCTATGATCTCCGGTCACGCTCTGGCGCTCTGTGGATACCAGTTCGTCACCTGCATCAGAGTCCAGTGGGGAC AGTGCAGTGATTTCTCTCCCCCGGTGACCATGCTGCTGATGATCTTCCTCTGCATGGAGgcgctcctcttcctcaccttcACAGCCGTCATGTTCAGCACGCAGCTCCACTCCATCTGCAACGACGAGACG GAGATCGAGCGTCTGAAGAACGAGAAACCGACGTGGGAGCGTCAGACTCGGTGGGCGGGGCTTAGGTCTGTGTTCGGAGGTCAGCCCTCTCTGCTGTGGATCAGCCCCTTCGCTGGACTCAAACTACCAACCCTTCTACCGAAACGCACCAGGAAGGGCGGGGCTGAGTTCTCCGTGTGA